One Silene latifolia isolate original U9 population chromosome 4, ASM4854445v1, whole genome shotgun sequence DNA segment encodes these proteins:
- the LOC141651553 gene encoding uncharacterized protein LOC141651553, translating to MWKSNSLEVDVVEYDAQYIHLHVKVKHTGQLFAVTYVYGFKKIEERIPLWQARIRLYGGGPWVVLGDFNNVLYANERLGKTVKDDEMMPFQSTLNCCDLQDMKSTGAFFTWNNKQPSATRMFSRIDRVLVNSDWIAQWPDWSAHFYPEGTFDHCPCIISYGMSGGNGHKKPFKFFNMWTKVPEFHSILEKGWDLTVSGTAMFKVVTKLKILKPLLKNLNRDMFSDIERNADVAYHLLLDYQLQLQKDPTNKSLMDMERQIRESYYFLADVRDDFLRQKSKCAWVKYGDSNSGLFHQAIRKRQVQNKVLYIENSMGQECKEPSEVLQAFVDYYSDLLGNNAPTSNFYKQVVRQGKLVDPAD from the coding sequence ATGTGGAAATCAAATAGTTTAGAGGTGGATGTAGTGGAATATGATGCTCAATATATTCATCTTCATGTTAAGGTTAAACATACTGGCCAGTTGTTTGCAGTTACTTATGTCTATGGTTTTAAAAAAATTGAAGAGAGGATACCACTCTGGCAAGCTCGAATTAGGTTGTATGGTGGTGGCCCGTGGGTGGTCTTAGGAGATTTTAATAATGTGTTGTATGCTAATGAAAGATTGGGTAAAACTGTCAAGGATGATGAGATGATGCCTTTCCAATCTACTCTGAACTGCTGTGATTTGCAAGATATGAAGTCTACAGGTGCATTTTTTACATGGAACAATAAACAACCTAGTGCTACTAGGATGTTTAGTCGTATTGATAGAGTACTTGTTAATAGTGACTGGATTGCTCAATGGCCTGATTGGAGTGCACACTTTTATCCTGAAGGGACCTTTGATCATTGCCCCTGCATTATTTCCTATGGTATGAGTGGTGGAAATGGACATAAGAAGCCTTTCAAATTCTTTAATATGTGGACTAAAGTCCCTGAATTCCATAGCATATTGGAGAAAGGCTGGGACTTAACTGTTAGTGGGACTGCTATGTTCAAAGTTGTTACTAAACTCAAAATACTGAAGCCATTACTGAAGAATTTAAATAGAGACATGTTTTCTGACATAGAGAGAAATGCTGATGTGGCCTATCATCTGTTACTTGACTATCAGCTTCAGCTTCAGAAGGATCCTACTAACAAGAGTCTCATGGATATGGAAAGGCAGATTAGGGAATCATACTATTTCCTGGCTGATGTTAGAGATGATTTCCTCAGACAAAAATCTAAATGTGCCTGGGTAAAATATGGGGATTCTAATTCTGGTTTATTTCACCAGGCTATTAGGAAGAGGCAGGTCCAAAATAAAGTTCTTTATATTGAGAATAGTATGGGTCAGGAATGTAAGGAGCCTAGTGAGGTTTTGCAGGCATTTGTGGATTATTATTCTGATCTCCTTGGCAACAATGCTCCTACAAGTAACTTTTACAAACAGGTGGTGAGGCAAGGTAAATTGGTGGATCCTGCTGATTGA